A window of the Henckelia pumila isolate YLH828 chromosome 3, ASM3356847v2, whole genome shotgun sequence genome harbors these coding sequences:
- the LOC140887352 gene encoding eukaryotic translation initiation factor 3 subunit B-like, translated as MADVMSMEEIHATAERLGVDMSSINLDSIRLPPGDDLGIISDDEDLKQGKSLEFEEGFGNIIVVDNLPVVPKEKFDKLEGVVRKIYSQIGVIKEDGLWMPIDPDTQKTLGYCFIEYNSALEAELAKEKTHGYKLDRSHIFAVSMFEDIEKFMKVPEEWAPPETKPYTPGENLQKWLTDEKARDQFVIRAGSDTEVLWNDARQSKPELVYKKTYWTESFVQWSPLGTYLATVHRQGVAVWGGDTTFNRLMRYAHPQVKLIDFSPGEKFLVTYSSHEPSNPRDTHRVVINIFDVRTGKVMRDFKGSADEFAIGGGVGGVSWPVFKWGGGKDDQYFARIGKNVVSVYETQTFSLVDKKSMKVDSVMDLSWSPTDAILALFVPELGGGNQPARVSLVQIPSKDELRQKNLFSVSDCKMYWQSNGDYLAVIVDRYTKTKKSTYTGFELFRIKERDIPIEVLELENKSDKIIAFAWEPKGHRFAVIHGDNPRPDVSFYSMRSGNTGRVTKLITLKGKQANALYWSPAGHFIILAGLKGFNGQLEFYNVDELETMGTSEHFMATDVEWDPTGRYVMTAVTSVHEMENGFNIWSFNGKLLYRIPKDHFFQFLWRPRPPSLLSAEKEEEIAKNLKKYSKKYEAEDQDVSLLLSEQDREKRKMLKEEWDRWVSEWRRFHEEEKLYRQELRDGEASEEEEEYEAKEIEVEELLDVSEEVISFD; from the exons ATGGCGGATGTGATGTCCATGGAAGAAATTCACGCCACTGCGGAACGCCTCGGCGTTGATATGTCTTCCATCAATCTGGACTCCATCCGTCTCCCTCCTGGTGATGATTTAGGAATTATCAG CgatgatgaagatttgaagCAGGGGAAGTCTTTGGAGTTCGAGGAGGGTTTTGGGAACATAATCGTGGTGGATAATTTACCTGTGGTGCCTAAGGAGAAATTCGATAAATTGGAAGGGGTCGTGCGCAAAATTTACAGTCAGATTGGGGTTATTAAAGAAGATGGTCTCTGGATGCCCATCGATCCTGACACTCAGAAAACCTTAGGATATTGTTTCATCGAATACAATTCCGCACTG GAAGCTGAATTAGCTAAGGAGAAGACACATGGATACAAGTTAGACAGATCCCATATATTTGCTGTCAGCATGTTTGAGGACATTGAGAAATTTATGAAGGTTCCAGAGGAGTGGGCACCTCCTGAAACTAAGCCTTACACACCAGGG GAAAATCTGCAAAAATGGTTGACGGATGAAAAGGCCAGGGATCAGTTTGTGATTCGTGCTGGCTCAGACACCGAAGTTTTGTGGAATGATGCCAGGCAGTCAAAACCTGAGCTTGTTTACAAGAAAACC TATTGGACAGAAAGTTTTGTGCAGTGGTCTCCATTGGGGACATACCTGGCCACAGTACATAGGCAGGGCGTTGCTGTTTGGGGTGGTGATACCACTTTTAATAGATTGATGCGATATGCTCATCCTCAG GTAAAACTGATTGATTTTTCTCCCGGAGAGAAATTTTTGGTGACCTACAGCAGCCATGAACCAAGCAACCCTCGCGATACTCAT CGGGTTGTTATAAACATTTTTGATGTGAGAACTGGAAAAGTCATGAGAGATTTCAAAGGGAGTGCAGATGAATTTGCTATTGGTGGAGGTGTTGGTGGTGTATCTTGGCCGGTTTTCAA GTGGGGTGGTGGAAAAGATGACCAGTACTTTGCCAGGATTGGGAAAAATGTAGTTTCTGTTTATGAAACTCAGACCTTTAGTCTCGTTGACAAGAAATCTATGAAGGTTGACAGTGTTATGGACCTCAGTTGGTCACCCACAGATGCCATTCTTGCTCTCTTTGTTCCTGAACTTGGAGGAGGAAATCAGCCTGCAAGG GTGAGTCTCGTACAAATCCCAAGCAAAGATGAGTTGAGACAGAAGAATCTCTTTAGCGTCAGTGATTGTAAAATGTACTGGCAGAGCAATGGCGATTACCTTGCTGTTATAGTTGATCGATACACAAAAACCAAGAAAAGCACATACACTGGCTTTGAGCTTTTCAGAATCAAAGAACGAGACATACCAATTGAGGTACTGGAGCTGGAAAATAAGAGTGATAAGATAATTGCATTTGCTTGGGAGCCGAAGGGCCACAGATTTGCAGTTATCCATGGTGATAATCCGAGGCCAGATGTTAGTTTCTACTCAATGCGCAGTGGTAACACAGGCCGTGTGACAAAGCTCATTACTCTGAAGGGCAAACAGGCAAATGCTCTCTACTGGTCCCCAGCTGGTCACTTCATTATATTGGCAGGATTGAAAGGTTTTAATGGGCAATTGGAGTTTTACAATGTTGATGAACTTGAAACCATGGGAACCTCTGAGCATTTCATGGCAACAGATGTTGAATGGGACCCAACAGGAAG ATATGTGATGACAGCAGTTACATCTGTTCACGAGATGGAAAATGGATTCAACATTTGGTCTTTCAACGGAAAGTTGCTATATAGAATACCCAAGGATCATTTCTTCCAA TTTTTGTGGCGCCCAAGGCCCCCATCCCTTTTGAGCGCTGAGAAGGAAGAAGAGATCGCCAAGAACTTGAAGAAATACAGCAAGAAGTATGAAGCAGAGGATCAAGACGTTTCTTTGCTGCTGAGCGAGCAGGATCGAGAGAAGAGAAAAATGTTGAAGGAAGAGTGGGACCGGTGGGTCAGTGAATGGAGGCGATTCCACGAAGAAGAGAAACTCTACCGGCAGGAACTGCGAGATGGTGAAGCCAGCGAAGAAGAAGAGGAATATGAGGCCAAAGAAATCGAAGTTGAGGAGTTATTGGATGTTTCGGAGGAGGTGATTTCCTTCGACTAG
- the LOC140892058 gene encoding very-long-chain aldehyde decarbonylase CER1 gives MATKPGILTEWPWTWLGDFKYLVLAPWAVHETYSFMVKDKNERDLGHFLIFPYLLLRMLHNQIWITLSRYRTAKGNNRIVDKTIEFEQVDRERNWDDQIILNGLLVYVGSMYVEAGQHLAWWRTKGVVLTILLHTGPVEFLYYWLHRALHHHFLYTRYHSHHHSSIVTEPITSVIHPFAEHIAYFALFAIPVLVTVLSGTASIISFAGYITYIDFMNNMGHCNFELIPKSLFSTFPMLKYFIYTPSYHSLHHTQFRTNYCLFMPLYDYIYGTMDKSSDTLYETSLERKEETPDVVYLTHLTTPESVYYLRLGFAYLASEPHKSKWYLRFMWPVTLWSMMIARIYGRSFIVERNIFNSLKLQTWAIPKYTVQYYMQWQRESINKMIQDAITEAEEKGIKVLSLGLLNQEEGLNGSGELFVRKHPGLKVKLVDGSSLAVAVVVNSIPKGTTQVVLRGDLSKVAYAIALDLCQNGIQVFTLREDDYQNLKLRLSNEAAKNLVLSKSNVAKIWLVGDGLSENEQLKAPKGTTFIPFSQFPPKKLRRDCFYTYTPAMLAPKNLENVDSCENWLPRRVMSAWRIAGILHAMREWNVHEYGNMMFDTEKIWQASLEHGFRSLSYESKP, from the exons ATGGCTACCAAACCAGGAATCCTCACAGAATGGCCATGGACCTGGCTTGGAGACTTCAAG TACTTGGTATTGGCTCCATGGGCTGTACACGAAACATACTCGTTCATGGTGAAAGACAAAAACGAGAGGGATTTGGGGCATTTTCTGATATTCCCATATTTGTTACTCAGAATGCTTCACAATCAGATTTGGATCACTCTGTCTCGCTACAGAACTGCCAAAGGTAACAACAGAATCGTCGATAAAACCATTGAATTCGAGCAAGTCGACAGAGAAAGGAACTG GGATGATCAAATAATATTAAATGGGCTTCTGGTATATGTGGGGTCTATGTACGTGGAAGCAGGTCAACATTTGGCGTGGTGGAGAACAAAGGGTGTGGTGTTGACCATTTTGCTGCACACAGGCCCCGTGGAGTTCCTTTACTATTGGCTGCACAGGGCATTGCACCACCACTTCCTATACACACGCTACCATTCCCACCACCACTCCTCCATCGTCACCGAGCCAATCACAT CTGTGATTCACCCATTTGCGGAGCACATCGCGTACTTTGCGCTGTTTGCGATACCGGTTCTTGTGACGGTGCTCTCCGGCACTGCTTCCATTATATCGTTTGCTGGCTATATTACTTACATTGATTTCATGAACAACATGGGACACTGCAACTTCGAGCTCATCCCCAAGTCCCTCTTCTCAACGTTTCCCATGCTCAAATATTTCATCTACACACCTTC ATATCATTCCCTTCATCACACACAGTTTCGAACCAATTACTGCCTGTTCATGCCATTATACGACTATATATATGGCACGATGGACAAATCCTCCGACACATTGTATGAAACTTCACTTGAAAGAAAGGAAGAAACACCCGACGTGGTGTACTTAACGCATCTAACCACGCCCGAATCCGTATATTATCTTCGCCTGGgtttcgcatacttggcctcgGAACCTCATAAATCCAAGTGGTACCTGAGGTTCATGTGGCCCGTCACGCTTTGGTCTATGATGATCGCTAGGATTTATGGACGTTCGTTTATAGTTGAGAGGAACATCTTCAACAGCCTAAAATTGCAGACGTGGGCGATTCCGAAATATACAGTTCAA TACTACATGCAATGGCAAAGAGAGTCGATCAATAAGATGATTCAGGATGCAATAACTGAAGCTGAGGAAAAGGGCATCAAGGTGTTGAGCCTAGGCCTACTGAATCAG GAAGAGGGGCTTAATGGAAGTGGTGAGCTTTTCGTGAGAAAGCACCCCGGTTTGAAGGTGAAGCTCGTAGATGGGAGTAGTTTAGCCGTCGCCGTGGTGGTGAACAGCATCCCAAAAGGTACAACTCAGGTGGTTCTGAGGGGAGACTTATCAAAGGTTGCTTATGCTATTGCTCTTGACTTGTGCCAAAATGGTATCCAG GTATTTACACTACGTGAAGATGATTACCAAAACCTTAAATTAAGGCTTAGCAATGAGGCTGCAAAGAATTTAGTTCTCTCCAAATCTAATGTTGCCAAG ATATGGCTTGTTGGAGATGGACTAAGCGAAAACGAGCAGCTTAAGGCCCCGAAAGGAACAACTTTCATTCCCTTCTCGCAGTTTCCTCCTAAGAAGCTGCGCAGGGACTGCTTCTACACCTATACACCAGCAATGTTGGCTCCCAAGAATCTTGAAAACGTCGACTCTTGCGAG AACTGGTTGCCAAGAAGAGTGATGAGTGCATGGCGAATAGCCGGAATCCTCCACGCCATGAGAGAATGGAACGTGCATGAATATGGAAACATGATGTTCGACACTGAGAAGATCTGGCAAGCGAGCCTCGAGCACGGGTTTCGCTCCCTTTCTTATGAATCAAAGCCATGA
- the LOC140892059 gene encoding UMP-CMP kinase 3-like isoform X2 translates to MGTVLEAAKMEANGSATNKSATVIFVLGGPGSGKGTQCANIVEHFGYTHLSAGDLLRAEIKSGSENGTMIDNMIKEGKIVPSEVTIKLLQRAIQENGNDKFLIDGFPRNEENRAAFESVTGTEPEFVLFFDCSEEEMEKRLLNRNQGRVDDNIETIRKRFKVFLESSLPVIEYYNAKGKVRKIDATKPIEEVFEAVKSVFTTSGDKVAA, encoded by the exons ATGGGGACTGTTCTTGAAGCTGCAAAAATG GAAGCAAATGGAAGTGCAACGAACAAGAGCGCAACAGTTATTTTTGTCCTGG GTGGCCCTGGCAGTGGGAAGGGCACCCAATGTGCAAATATCGTAGAACATTTTGGATACACCCACCTTAGTGCTGGTGATCTTCTCAGAGCAGAGATAAAATCTGGTTCTGAAAATGG GACTATGATTGATAATATGATCAAGGAGGGGAAAATTGTGCCTTCAGAGGTGACAATCAAGCTTCTCCAAAGAGCAATACAGGAAAATGGAAACGACAAGTTTCTTATCGATGGTTTCCCTCGCAATGAGGAGAATCGTGCAGCATTCGAGTCTGTT ACAGGAACCGAGCCAGAATTTGTACTTTTCTTTGATTGCTCGGAAGAGGAGATGGAGAAGCGACTGTTGAACAGGAACCAG GGTAGAGTTGATGATAACATTGAGACAATAAGGAAGAGGTTTAAGGTCTTTTTGGAGTCTAGTCTACCTGTGATTGAGTATTACAATGCAAAGGGGAAAGTCAGAAAG ATTGATGCTACAAAGCCAATTGAAGAAGTTTTCGAGGCAGTTAAATCAGTTTTCACCACATCAGGTGACAAG GTTGCTGCATAG
- the LOC140892059 gene encoding UMP-CMP kinase 3-like isoform X1 yields MGTVLEAAKMEANGSATNKSATVIFVLGGPGSGKGTQCANIVEHFGYTHLSAGDLLRAEIKSGSENGTMIDNMIKEGKIVPSEVTIKLLQRAIQENGNDKFLIDGFPRNEENRAAFESVTGTEPEFVLFFDCSEEEMEKRLLNRNQGRVDDNIETIRKRFKVFLESSLPVIEYYNAKGKVRKIDATKPIEEVFEAVKSVFTTSGDKVKQHHAFKKPLQFSWRRKFVNWVSKCCCMRCILP; encoded by the exons ATGGGGACTGTTCTTGAAGCTGCAAAAATG GAAGCAAATGGAAGTGCAACGAACAAGAGCGCAACAGTTATTTTTGTCCTGG GTGGCCCTGGCAGTGGGAAGGGCACCCAATGTGCAAATATCGTAGAACATTTTGGATACACCCACCTTAGTGCTGGTGATCTTCTCAGAGCAGAGATAAAATCTGGTTCTGAAAATGG GACTATGATTGATAATATGATCAAGGAGGGGAAAATTGTGCCTTCAGAGGTGACAATCAAGCTTCTCCAAAGAGCAATACAGGAAAATGGAAACGACAAGTTTCTTATCGATGGTTTCCCTCGCAATGAGGAGAATCGTGCAGCATTCGAGTCTGTT ACAGGAACCGAGCCAGAATTTGTACTTTTCTTTGATTGCTCGGAAGAGGAGATGGAGAAGCGACTGTTGAACAGGAACCAG GGTAGAGTTGATGATAACATTGAGACAATAAGGAAGAGGTTTAAGGTCTTTTTGGAGTCTAGTCTACCTGTGATTGAGTATTACAATGCAAAGGGGAAAGTCAGAAAG ATTGATGCTACAAAGCCAATTGAAGAAGTTTTCGAGGCAGTTAAATCAGTTTTCACCACATCAGGTGACAAGGTAAAGCAGCATCATGCTTTCAAGAAACCCCTTCAATTTTCATGGAGAAGGAAATTTGTAAATTGGGTATCAAAATGCTGTTGTATGAGGTGTATATTACCTTGA
- the LOC140892059 gene encoding UMP-CMP kinase 3-like isoform X3, with the protein MIDNMIKEGKIVPSEVTIKLLQRAIQENGNDKFLIDGFPRNEENRAAFESVTGTEPEFVLFFDCSEEEMEKRLLNRNQGRVDDNIETIRKRFKVFLESSLPVIEYYNAKGKVRKIDATKPIEEVFEAVKSVFTTSGDKVKQHHAFKKPLQFSWRRKFVNWVSKCCCMRCILP; encoded by the exons ATGATTGATAATATGATCAAGGAGGGGAAAATTGTGCCTTCAGAGGTGACAATCAAGCTTCTCCAAAGAGCAATACAGGAAAATGGAAACGACAAGTTTCTTATCGATGGTTTCCCTCGCAATGAGGAGAATCGTGCAGCATTCGAGTCTGTT ACAGGAACCGAGCCAGAATTTGTACTTTTCTTTGATTGCTCGGAAGAGGAGATGGAGAAGCGACTGTTGAACAGGAACCAG GGTAGAGTTGATGATAACATTGAGACAATAAGGAAGAGGTTTAAGGTCTTTTTGGAGTCTAGTCTACCTGTGATTGAGTATTACAATGCAAAGGGGAAAGTCAGAAAG ATTGATGCTACAAAGCCAATTGAAGAAGTTTTCGAGGCAGTTAAATCAGTTTTCACCACATCAGGTGACAAGGTAAAGCAGCATCATGCTTTCAAGAAACCCCTTCAATTTTCATGGAGAAGGAAATTTGTAAATTGGGTATCAAAATGCTGTTGTATGAGGTGTATATTACCTTGA
- the LOC140891189 gene encoding squamosa promoter-binding-like protein 8, with protein MLEYEWGNPSTIMLSGEESVQDSEQTRQIFDPYTTQNFSETTGFVHAETHFGAAAAAAHHLQFHHPHEVHHANAAHINNFYDTRVYGGLSSSYQAAPPSSMLSLEPFGPTGFVVVPKSEPMVGGLEFNPELSVNASRIGLNLGGRTYFASSEDDFVNRLYRRSRILEPGPANSPRCQAEGCNADLSHAKHYHRRHKVCEFHSKASTVVAAGLTQRFCQQCSRFHLLSEFDNGKRSCRKRLADHNRRRRKSQQTNQETGGANKSLLENSGPHSSSENLASRSPPDSEPHSSSVTVAVSPPRISLDCLGHRYYRNSTGTASSSTASTRSLYFSNPS; from the exons ATGTTGGAATATGAATGGGGGAATCCTTCGACGATCATGCTTTCTGGGGAAGAATCGGTCCAAGATTCCGAACAAACCCGCCAGATTTTCGATCCTTACACCACCCAAAACTTCTCTGAAACCACTGGTTTTGTTCACGCCGAGACACACTTCGGCGCCGCCGCAGCCGCGGCTCACCACCTTCAGTTTCATCATCCCCACGAGGTCCATCACGCAAACGCTGCCCATATCAATAATTTCTACGACACCCGCGTGTACGGCGGTCTCTCTTCGTCGTATCAGGCGGCGCCGCCGTCTTCCATGCTCAGCCTTGAGCCATTCGGTCCGACGGGGTTCGTGGTGGTGCCGAAGAGCGAGCCGATGGTGGGAGGGCTGGAATTCAACCCCGAGCTTAGCGTAAACGCGAGCAGGATCGGGCTGAATTTGGGGGGCAGGACTTACTTCGCCTCTTCCGAGGATGACTTCGTGAACCGGCTGTACCGACGTTCCAGGATTCTTGAACCCGGTCCAGCCAACTCCCCCAGGTGCCAAGCCGAGGGCTGCAACGCCGACCTTAGCCATGCTAAACACTACCACCGCCGCCACAAGGTGTGTGAGTTCCACTCCAAAGCCTCCACCGTCGTCGCCGCCGGTTTGACCCAGCGCTTCTGCCAACAATGCAGCAG GTTCCATTTACTGTCGGAATTCGACAACGGGAAGCGAAGCTGCAGGAAAAGGCTGGCCGATCACAACAGGAGGCGGCGAAAATCCCAGCAAACGAATCAAGAAACCGGCGGTGCCAACAAGTCTCTGCTCGAAAATAGCGGCCCCCATTCTTCTTCGGAAAACTTAGCCTCCA GGTCACCACCAGATTCCGAGCCTCATTCCTCCTCGGTCACCGTCGCGGTTTCGCCCCCTAGAATTTCACTGGATTGCCTTGGACATAGATACTACAGAAATAGCACAGGCACGGCATCTTCTTCCACTGCATCAACAAGGTCACTCTACTTTTCGAACCCGTCTTAA